From a region of the Sminthopsis crassicaudata isolate SCR6 chromosome 6, ASM4859323v1, whole genome shotgun sequence genome:
- the FASTKD5 gene encoding FAST kinase domain-containing protein 5, mitochondrial → MASVIVCRRFPSRISRTSAFSSTAKNQTRKKQPTQTPQDSFQIPEEINNKPKAAAIFKLLNPPGYRVLYNPLAYNSTKGAACGNRSSSTSHGQQNPPEKDSSDTCDKQIQNTYCVPSSRGMPRIRKAFLGLELNEISGSWPNSKLQEMKDATKEVDVETFNTFEDPRVFLKLRPEYQHHSYSVPEAWQALSIEEGELILHKVTVMNSNLRPQTMVDYFGKLSLLPVEQKSVLLSNNKFKMLCQLSLNSIQLFDVSDLISILKAFVQLGIPCSHPMLAVYEGEFCRRVWNMNLDELLLVADLWRRLGYSVPCFLKIFFSYLNLHWKDLSLSQLVHVIYIIGEGRQVPQDLMKKLESLVLNYLDLLNLEEAGTICLGFFKSSSSLSEYIMRKIGDKVCSQMQHLSNYALVNILKMFRFTHVDHIDFMKQFGQIAPQRIPSMGVQGVMHVTLACSALRFLDERVMNTVAASLPPRVAYCRSKDVAKILWSFGTLNYEPPNAENFYSSLIDEIRRKKPEFGKFPDHLFTSLLGLAFSGRFPVDLIDFALSPEFIRLAKEKSKFEITKELYALDGTIGIECPDYRGNRLNAELQQEGAAMLWQLARQDMTSKPEFLEALFLLQTILGGPQYIKHHMILPHTRSSDLEVQLDANNKPLPFNEEAISIAGTSSHLKRMGVSLTDDLMTQLLTGKSSTALQVKAEAIENAPGIDKKPRGEAPEGAFCSLPGPQAGVSKLAIQVTNRNQYCFGSRHLLGLHNMKRRQLRKLGYTVVELAFWEWFPVFRQTRSEKLFYLREKVFNSAF, encoded by the coding sequence ATGGCTTCTGTGATAGTATGCCGAAGATTTCCAAGCAGGATCAGCAGGACCTCAGCATTCTCAAGCACAGCCAAGAACCAAACCAGGAAAAAACAGCCCACTCAAACCCCACAGGATTCTTTTCAGATCCCTGAAGAGATCAACAATAAGCCCAAAGCTGCTGCTATTTTCAAGCTCTTGAATCCTCCAGGTTACCGTGTATTGTACAATCCCCTTGCTTATAATAGTACTAAAGGAGCAGCCTGTGGGAACAGAAGCAGTAGCACTAGTCATGGTCAACAGAATCCTCCAGAAAAGGACAGCTCTGATACTTGTGACAAGCAGATCCAAAATACTTATTGTGTCCCCTCTTCTCGGGGAATGCCAAGGATCCGAAAAGCTTTCTTGGGCTTAGAACTCAATGAGATTTCCGGTTCTTGGCCTAACAGCAAACTGCAGGAAATGAAAGATGCTACCAAGGAAGTTGACGTGGAAACTTTCAACACTTTTGAAGATCCTAGAGTTTTCCTCAAGCTGAGGCCTGAGTACCAGCATCACAGTTACAGTGTACCTGAGGCGTGGCAGGCCTTGTCCATTGAGGAGGGTGAACTGATTTTACACAAAGTGACAGTAATGAACAGTAATCTTCGGCCCCAAACCATGGTTGACTACTTTGGCAAATTGAGCTTATTGCCCGTGGAGCAGAAGTCTGTACTCTTGTCCAATAACAAGTTCAAAATGCTGTGCCAGTTAAGTCTAAACAGTATACAACTTTTTGATGTTTCGGACCTAATAAGTATTTTGAAAGCATTTGTTCAATTGGGGATCCCTTGTTCCCATCCAATGCTAGCCGTATATGAAGGAGAATTTTGCCGCAGGGTATGGAATATGAACCTAGATGAGCTCTTATTGGTGGCTGACCTGTGGAGGCGCTTAGGCTACAGTGTACCctgctttttaaagatatttttcagttATCTTAACTTGCATTGGAAAGATCTTTCCTTGTCCCAGCTGGTGCACGTAATTTACATTATTGGTGAAGGTCGGCAAGTGCCTCAGGACTTGATGAAGAAACTAGAGTCCTTAGTTCTTAATTATTTGGATTTACTCAATTTAGAAGAGGCTGGCACAATCTGTTTAGGGTTCTTCAAATCAAGTAGTAGTCTTTCTGAGTATATCATGCGCAAAATTGGGGACAAAGTCTGTTCTCAGATGCAGCATTTGAGCAACTATGCCCTAGTGAATATACTTAAAATGTTTCGCTTTACTCATGTTGATCACATAGATTTTATGAAGCAGTTTGGACAGATTGCCCCTCAACGTATCCCTTCCATGGGAGTCCAGGGTGTCATGCATGTAACGCTTGCCTGCTCAGCTTTACGCTTTCTGGATGAAAGGGTCATGAATACTGTAGCTGCTTCATTGCCTCCCAGGGTGGCGTATTGTCGGAGCAAAGATGTGGCCAAAATTTTGTGGTCTTTTGGAACTTTGAATTATGAGCCACCTAATGCAGAAAACTTTTATTCCAGCCTGATAGATGAGATTCGCAGAAAGAAGCCTGAGTTTGGCAAGTTCCCTGATCACTTGTTCACCAGTTTGCTAGGCCTGGCATTTTCTGGGCGCTTTCCAGTAGATCTTATTGATTTTGCCTTGAGTCCAGAATTTATTAGGCTAGCTAAGGAGAAAAGTAAGTTTGAGATCACCAAAGAATTGTACGCCCTCGATGGCACAATTGGGATTGAGTGCCCAGATTACAGAGGCAATCGTCTAAATGCTGAGCTTCAGCAAGAGGGGGCAGCGATGCTGTGGCAATTAGCAAGACAAGATATGACCTCCAAGCCTGAATTCCTGGAAGCTCTCTTCTTGCTTCAGACAATTTTAGGGGGACCTCAGTACATCAAACATCATATGATTTTGCCTCATACACGATCATCTGATTTAGAAGTTCAGCTTGATGCCAATAATAAACCACTACCTTTTAATGAAGAAGCCATATCAATAGCTGGGACCAGCTCTCACCTGAAACGCATGGGAGTCAGTCTTACAGATGATTTGATGACTCAGCTTTTAACAGGAAAATCCAGCACAGCTCTTCAGGTTAAGGCAGAGGCCATTGAGAATGCTCCAGGGATAGACAAGAAGCCCAGAGGAGAGGCCCCAGAAGGGGCCTTTTGTTCCTTACCAGGGCCACAGGCAGGGGTGTCAAAGTTGGCCATTCAGGTGACAAATAGGAACCAGTATTGCTTTGGTTCTAGGCACCTGCTTGGGCTGCACAACATGAAGAGGAGGCAGCTAAGAAAGCTTGGGTATACTGTGGTAGAGCTGGCCTTCTGGGAATGGTTTCCTGTATTCAGACAGACACGTTCAGAAAAGCTCTTCTACCTTCGAGAGAAAGTGTTCAATTCTGCCTTCTGA